A single genomic interval of Ruminococcus sp. NK3A76 harbors:
- a CDS encoding iron-containing alcohol dehydrogenase, with product MLDFNFYSPTEFVFGKGRESECGELVRKYGGSKVLIHYGGGSAVKSGLIDRVKASLTKSGVGFAELGGVRPNPRDTLVYKGIELVKSEGIDFILAVGGGSTIDSAKAIAIGSVYDGDFWDFYSGKAGIEKALPVGTVLTIAAAGSEGSGNSVITKEDGMLKRGTGSDLIRPKFSVLDPALTQTLPAYQTACGATDIMAHVFERYFTNTKEVEITDRLCEAVLLTMVKETPRVIKDPDNYEARANIMWAGMVAHNNIVGVGRAQDWNSHGLEHELSGLYDVAHGAGLAVIMPAWMEYVHNHDVMRFCQMATRVFGCNMNFADPEATALEGIKAFRSFLHSIGMPINFTELGAKEEDIPTLIDKLGIGDGKRAGFMELDRNDVESIYKIAAHAEL from the coding sequence ATGTTAGACTTCAATTTTTACAGCCCGACAGAGTTTGTCTTTGGTAAAGGCAGAGAGAGCGAGTGCGGAGAACTTGTCAGAAAGTACGGCGGCAGCAAGGTGCTTATCCACTACGGCGGCGGCTCGGCTGTAAAAAGCGGCCTTATCGACAGGGTAAAGGCTTCTCTCACCAAAAGCGGCGTAGGCTTTGCAGAGCTCGGCGGCGTAAGGCCAAACCCCCGTGACACGCTCGTTTACAAGGGCATAGAGCTTGTCAAGAGCGAGGGGATAGACTTTATCCTCGCAGTAGGCGGCGGCTCGACAATCGACTCAGCGAAGGCCATAGCTATCGGCTCGGTATATGACGGCGATTTCTGGGATTTCTACAGCGGCAAGGCAGGCATCGAAAAGGCTCTGCCTGTCGGCACAGTGCTCACTATCGCAGCAGCAGGCAGCGAGGGCTCGGGCAACTCTGTCATCACCAAAGAGGACGGTATGCTTAAGCGTGGCACAGGCTCAGACCTTATACGCCCTAAGTTCTCAGTGCTTGACCCTGCACTCACACAGACGCTCCCTGCATATCAGACAGCCTGCGGCGCTACTGATATCATGGCACACGTCTTTGAAAGATATTTCACCAACACCAAGGAAGTAGAGATAACCGACAGGCTCTGCGAGGCTGTGCTGCTTACTATGGTAAAGGAAACTCCCCGTGTTATCAAAGACCCCGACAACTACGAGGCAAGAGCAAACATCATGTGGGCAGGCATGGTCGCACACAATAATATAGTAGGTGTAGGCCGTGCGCAGGACTGGAACTCACACGGGCTCGAACACGAGCTCTCCGGTCTTTATGACGTGGCTCACGGTGCAGGCCTTGCTGTTATCATGCCTGCATGGATGGAGTATGTTCACAATCACGATGTTATGCGCTTCTGCCAGATGGCTACCCGTGTGTTCGGCTGCAATATGAACTTCGCTGACCCCGAGGCTACTGCACTTGAGGGCATAAAGGCATTCAGGAGCTTTTTGCACAGCATAGGTATGCCCATAAACTTCACCGAGCTCGGTGCCAAGGAGGAGGATATCCCCACACTTATCGACAAGCTCGGCATAGGTGACGGCAA
- a CDS encoding Txe/YoeB family addiction module toxin has translation MNKLWSDIVWDEYLYWQQTDKKVVRKINELIKDIERNGLSKGIGHPEPLRYRKGWSRHIDHANRLVYNIVDGSLWIASCKGHYED, from the coding sequence ATGAATAAGCTGTGGAGCGATATTGTGTGGGACGAATATCTTTACTGGCAGCAGACCGACAAAAAGGTAGTCAGAAAGATAAACGAACTGATAAAGGATATCGAGCGAAACGGTCTTTCAAAGGGTATAGGTCACCCAGAGCCGCTAAGATACCGAAAGGGCTGGAGCAGGCACATAGACCACGCAAACAGGCTTGTTTACAACATAGTTGACGGCAGCTTGTGGATAGCCTCCTGCAAAGGGCATTATGAAGACTGA
- a CDS encoding type II toxin-antitoxin system Phd/YefM family antitoxin, whose product MLAVNYSTIRNNLKDYCDRATDEDETVIVTRKNEKNVVIMSLEQYNSIMKALRNAEYLAKIDRAFDQLEAGSGRQHELIEADDDE is encoded by the coding sequence ATGTTAGCAGTTAATTATTCTACTATCAGAAATAATCTGAAAGACTATTGCGACCGTGCAACTGACGAGGACGAGACTGTAATAGTCACAAGGAAGAATGAAAAAAATGTTGTCATCATGAGCCTTGAACAGTATAACAGCATAATGAAAGCCCTGAGAAACGCCGAGTATCTTGCGAAGATAGACAGAGCCTTTGACCAGCTTGAAGCAGGAAGCGGGCGGCAGCACGAGCTCATAGAGGCCGATGACGATGAATAA
- a CDS encoding serine acetyltransferase, producing the protein MCDETISQKITELTSTILDDYSKGRTIDASCPYDQPDKKVIIDMINKLQIIVFPGHFKNYTYKVYTRRSGLSMLLEDVMFNLKRQIASVLGFDEKYADLDCDGKTDKAAELALEFLERIPKIREFIETDVQAGFDGDPAAFNKDEIIYSYPGLYAIFVNRIAHELFLLGVPMIPRIMTEHAHSLTGIDIHPGASIGKYFFIDHGTGIVIGETTEIGDNVKIYQGVTLGALSTRGGQSLRNKKRHPTIMDNVTIYSGASILGGDTVIGRDVVIGGNAFITKSIAAGAKVSIKNQELRYNYDSKHPVEQCSIDEEAEWFYII; encoded by the coding sequence ATGTGCGATGAGACGATATCGCAGAAGATAACAGAACTCACATCGACGATACTCGATGATTACTCAAAGGGAAGAACGATAGACGCTTCATGCCCATACGACCAGCCCGACAAGAAGGTCATAATCGACATGATAAACAAGCTGCAGATAATCGTATTCCCGGGGCATTTCAAAAACTACACCTACAAGGTCTACACAAGGCGCTCGGGGCTCTCTATGCTACTGGAGGACGTGATGTTCAACCTCAAAAGGCAGATAGCCTCTGTACTTGGATTTGACGAGAAATACGCAGACCTTGACTGCGACGGCAAAACAGACAAGGCAGCAGAGCTCGCCCTTGAATTCTTAGAGCGCATACCCAAGATAAGGGAATTCATTGAGACGGACGTTCAGGCAGGCTTTGACGGCGACCCGGCAGCATTCAACAAGGACGAGATAATCTACTCCTACCCCGGGCTTTACGCTATTTTCGTAAACCGCATAGCTCACGAGCTGTTTCTGCTCGGTGTGCCTATGATACCGAGGATAATGACCGAGCACGCACACAGCCTGACCGGTATAGACATCCACCCCGGTGCATCTATCGGCAAGTATTTCTTTATCGACCACGGCACGGGCATAGTTATAGGCGAAACGACCGAGATAGGCGACAATGTAAAGATATATCAGGGCGTTACACTCGGCGCTCTCTCGACAAGAGGCGGCCAGAGCTTAAGAAACAAAAAGCGCCACCCGACTATCATGGACAACGTGACTATCTATTCAGGTGCGTCTATCTTAGGCGGCGACACGGTGATAGGCCGTGACGTTGTCATAGGCGGTAACGCATTTATCACCAAGAGCATAGCAGCCGGAGCAAAGGTAAGCATCAAAAACCAGGAGCTCCGCTACAACTACGACTCAAAACACCCCGTCGAGCAGTGCAGCATCGATGAGGAGGCAGAGTGGTTCTATATTATTTGA